From Solibacillus isronensis, the proteins below share one genomic window:
- the yneA gene encoding cell division suppressor protein YneA, whose amino-acid sequence MKRVKLNGFTSMFLLFSVLMIALFMMQDDKIELYEHVSIEHGDTLWSLAEQYRGKMAKHDWINEVKKENGMLDEKVVFGQVLVVPVEKDSQYIAQLNESSDMQLIKVARGNNDKN is encoded by the coding sequence ATGAAAAGAGTTAAATTAAATGGCTTCACATCAATGTTTCTACTATTCTCTGTACTTATGATTGCTTTATTCATGATGCAGGATGATAAAATTGAATTATACGAACACGTAAGCATAGAGCATGGCGATACTTTATGGTCGTTGGCAGAACAATATCGTGGTAAAATGGCTAAGCATGATTGGATCAATGAAGTAAAAAAGGAAAACGGAATGCTGGATGAAAAAGTTGTTTTTGGACAAGTATTGGTTGTGCCTGTAGAAAAAGATTCACAATACATAGCTCAGCTGAATGAATCCTCCGATATGCAATTGATTAAAGTAGCGAGAGGGAACAATGATAAAAACTAA
- a CDS encoding DUF896 domain-containing protein translates to MLSKEKLARINELSKLAREGKLTEEQAKERTALRKEYLDTFRTTMRDTIEHVKVIDEEGNDVTPEKLKQIKSQKKFLN, encoded by the coding sequence ATGTTATCAAAAGAAAAATTAGCTCGCATTAACGAGCTTTCTAAATTAGCGAGAGAAGGTAAATTGACGGAAGAGCAGGCGAAGGAACGTACAGCGCTGCGCAAAGAATATTTAGATACTTTCCGTACTACAATGCGTGATACAATCGAGCATGTAAAAGTAATTGATGAAGAAGGCAATGATGTGACACCTGAAAAATTAAAACAAATTAAATCACAGAAGAAATTCTTAAACTAA
- the tkt gene encoding transketolase, with protein MTQQMDQLAINAIRTLSIDAIEKANSGHPGLPMGAAPMAYTLWTKHLRHNPQNPNWYNRDRFVLSAGHGSMLLYSLLHLGGYGLELEEIKNFRQWNSKTPGHPEYGHTVGVEATTGPLGQGIAMSVGMAMAERHLSATYNKPGKDIVDHYTFALCGDGDLMEGVAAEAISLAGHLKLDKLIVLYDSNDISLDGDLEKSFSENIQKRFESYGWNYLKVADGTDIVEINSAIEKAKQNTGGPTVIEVKTVIGFGSPNKSGKADSHGAPLGFDEVTLTKAAYAWEHEPFFVPTEVYDTFKAASEVQGVQAEAAWNELFESYKNEYPELAAQFVNAMENKLPENFASELPVYEAGTAVATRSSSGDAINAIAKTTPSFFGGSADLAGSNKTTIKGAGDFFAETPEGRNIWFGVREFAMGAALNGMALHGGLNVFGGTFFVFSDYVRPAIRLSALMGLPVTYVFTHDSIAVGEDGPTHEPVEHLASLRAMPNLSVIRPADANESVAAWKLAVESKSTPTVLVLSRQNLPVLDLATETVYDGVEKGAYVVSASSKETPDALLIATGSEVGLAVEAKKALLAEGIDASVVSMPSMDRFEKQSKEYKESVLPKAVTKRLAIEMGASLGWHKYVGFEGDVLAIDKFGASAPEKIVLKEYGFTVENVVAKVKAL; from the coding sequence ATGACACAACAGATGGATCAGTTAGCAATTAACGCAATCCGTACACTATCAATCGACGCAATTGAAAAAGCAAATTCAGGTCACCCAGGTTTACCAATGGGTGCTGCACCTATGGCCTATACATTGTGGACGAAGCATTTACGCCATAACCCTCAAAATCCTAATTGGTATAACCGCGACCGTTTTGTATTATCAGCTGGACATGGATCCATGCTTTTATATAGTTTATTGCATCTAGGTGGCTACGGTTTAGAGTTGGAAGAAATCAAAAACTTCCGTCAATGGAATTCAAAAACACCGGGACATCCTGAATATGGTCATACAGTTGGTGTAGAAGCGACAACTGGTCCATTAGGACAAGGTATTGCAATGTCAGTAGGTATGGCTATGGCTGAACGTCACTTGTCAGCAACATACAACAAGCCAGGTAAAGACATTGTAGACCACTATACATTTGCACTATGCGGTGACGGTGATTTAATGGAAGGTGTTGCTGCAGAAGCAATTTCTCTTGCAGGTCACTTAAAATTGGATAAATTAATTGTACTATATGATTCAAATGATATTTCACTTGATGGTGATTTAGAAAAGTCATTCTCGGAAAACATCCAAAAACGTTTCGAATCATACGGCTGGAACTATTTAAAAGTTGCAGACGGTACAGATATCGTGGAAATTAATTCAGCTATTGAAAAAGCGAAACAAAATACTGGCGGCCCAACTGTAATCGAAGTGAAAACTGTTATCGGTTTTGGTTCTCCTAACAAATCTGGTAAAGCAGATTCACATGGTGCGCCACTAGGATTTGATGAAGTTACTTTAACAAAAGCTGCATACGCTTGGGAACATGAGCCATTCTTCGTTCCAACTGAAGTATATGATACATTTAAAGCAGCTAGCGAAGTACAAGGTGTACAAGCAGAAGCAGCATGGAATGAATTATTCGAAAGCTACAAAAACGAATATCCAGAACTGGCTGCACAATTTGTAAACGCAATGGAAAACAAATTACCGGAGAACTTTGCATCTGAGTTACCTGTATATGAAGCAGGTACTGCAGTAGCTACTCGTTCATCATCTGGTGATGCAATCAATGCAATTGCAAAAACAACACCATCATTCTTCGGTGGTTCTGCTGACTTGGCAGGATCAAACAAGACAACTATTAAAGGCGCTGGCGATTTCTTTGCAGAAACTCCGGAAGGCCGTAACATTTGGTTTGGTGTTCGTGAATTTGCAATGGGCGCTGCACTGAACGGTATGGCATTACATGGCGGTTTAAACGTATTTGGCGGTACTTTCTTTGTATTCTCTGACTATGTACGTCCAGCAATTCGTTTATCTGCATTAATGGGATTACCTGTAACATATGTGTTTACACATGACTCAATTGCAGTAGGGGAAGATGGTCCTACACATGAGCCAGTTGAGCATTTAGCATCATTACGTGCAATGCCGAATCTTTCTGTTATCCGTCCTGCAGATGCAAATGAATCTGTAGCTGCATGGAAATTAGCTGTAGAGAGCAAATCAACGCCAACTGTATTAGTATTATCTCGTCAAAACTTGCCGGTATTGGATCTTGCGACAGAGACAGTATACGATGGTGTTGAAAAAGGTGCTTATGTCGTTTCAGCTTCATCTAAAGAAACACCGGATGCCCTGTTAATTGCAACAGGTTCTGAAGTTGGCTTGGCAGTAGAAGCTAAAAAGGCACTACTTGCAGAAGGAATTGATGCATCTGTTGTATCAATGCCATCAATGGACCGCTTTGAAAAACAGTCCAAGGAATACAAAGAATCTGTATTACCAAAAGCTGTGACGAAGCGTTTAGCAATTGAAATGGGTGCATCACTTGGCTGGCATAAATATGTTGGCTTTGAAGGCGATGTATTGGCAATCGATAAATTTGGTGCATCGGCTCCAGAGAAAATTGTGTTAAAAGAATACGGCTTCACAGTAGAAAATGTAGTTGCGAAAGTAAAAGCACTTTAA
- a CDS encoding DNA helicase — MTAENKQKEITTYIEQTLYFLSNKADLEKFQTMLQKNIDEKRASSTSTTDFYDRLMLNIAYYVENKMAWTDLVRETFSSGKVPTVPYIENELMAQQMQIRHSVGEKMDDYKKAFHQQYDALKVEDEDVIYDYAYASVEHAYRIDFLTVACAKNANILTEGDIEETIKLLDGYMAYYTDQLVNKMTLS; from the coding sequence ATGACAGCAGAAAATAAGCAAAAAGAAATTACTACATATATCGAACAGACACTTTATTTCCTGTCGAATAAAGCGGATCTTGAAAAATTCCAAACAATGCTTCAAAAAAATATCGATGAAAAAAGAGCTTCCTCCACGTCAACGACTGATTTTTATGATCGATTAATGTTAAATATTGCGTATTATGTGGAGAATAAAATGGCATGGACAGATCTTGTTCGGGAAACATTCAGTTCAGGAAAAGTGCCAACCGTTCCTTATATCGAAAATGAATTAATGGCACAGCAAATGCAAATCCGCCACAGTGTCGGAGAGAAAATGGACGATTACAAGAAAGCATTCCATCAGCAATATGATGCATTAAAGGTAGAGGATGAAGATGTGATTTACGATTATGCTTATGCATCCGTGGAGCATGCATACCGTATTGATTTTTTGACAGTTGCCTGTGCTAAAAATGCAAATATTTTAACAGAAGGCGATATCGAGGAAACAATCAAATTGCTGGATGGCTACATGGCTTATTACACGGACCAGCTTGTCAATAAAATGACGCTTTCTTAA
- a CDS encoding alpha/beta hydrolase, which produces MNTPFIYLHKAPKVDADKQPAIFLLHGLGSDENDLIQLVDSFSTNCHIFSLQGPIKHRPGYAFYTFEEEGKPNRAIFDKVLKGIELFIKEAIWEFNLDEQQIYVVGFNQGAAMAQSLAMVMGNAIRGTAALSGYLPEFVALEYSKKTMDKSKIFISHGEYDYDFPIEWAEHAVRFFNDYDTDVTFRTYPVGHGVSEQNLHDLIVFLSKDLPNTIN; this is translated from the coding sequence ATGAACACACCATTTATTTATTTACACAAAGCACCTAAAGTAGATGCAGATAAGCAACCTGCGATTTTCTTGCTGCATGGATTAGGGAGCGATGAAAATGATTTAATACAACTTGTTGATTCGTTTTCAACAAATTGTCATATTTTTAGTTTGCAAGGACCGATTAAACATCGTCCGGGCTATGCATTTTATACATTTGAAGAAGAGGGTAAGCCGAATCGTGCCATTTTCGATAAAGTGCTGAAAGGTATAGAATTATTTATTAAAGAAGCTATTTGGGAATTCAATTTGGATGAACAGCAAATTTATGTTGTTGGCTTCAACCAAGGGGCAGCGATGGCACAGTCACTTGCGATGGTGATGGGCAATGCCATTCGTGGAACAGCAGCATTAAGCGGTTATTTACCGGAATTCGTTGCGCTTGAATATAGTAAAAAAACGATGGATAAATCTAAAATCTTTATTTCTCACGGGGAATATGATTATGATTTTCCGATTGAATGGGCAGAGCATGCCGTTCGTTTCTTCAATGACTATGACACGGACGTTACATTCAGAACCTATCCGGTAGGTCATGGAGTGAGCGAGCAAAATCTACATGATTTAATCGTATTCTTATCGAAAGATTTACCGAACACTATAAACTAA
- the lexA gene encoding transcriptional repressor LexA encodes MTQKISKRQQAILTFIKEEVRAKGYPPSVREIGEAVGLASSSTVHGHLARLESKGLIRRDPTKPRAIEILDQEEMNIAKQGVIHVPLIGKVTAGLPISAIEDIQEYFPLPDAYGSPEEELFMLEIMGESMIEAGILNGDYVIVKKTSTANNGEIVVAMTEDDEATVKRFYKEKTHFRLQPENSSMEPIIVNQVSILGKVVGLYRNIH; translated from the coding sequence TTGACACAAAAAATTTCAAAGCGGCAGCAAGCTATTCTAACTTTTATAAAAGAGGAAGTTCGTGCTAAAGGCTATCCGCCATCAGTTCGCGAAATTGGAGAAGCAGTAGGTTTAGCTTCCAGTTCAACTGTCCACGGGCATTTAGCTCGTTTAGAAAGTAAAGGGCTTATCCGCCGTGATCCTACAAAGCCGCGTGCCATTGAAATATTGGATCAGGAAGAGATGAATATCGCAAAACAAGGTGTCATTCATGTTCCGCTGATCGGTAAAGTTACAGCTGGTCTGCCTATTTCTGCAATCGAGGATATCCAGGAATATTTCCCGTTGCCGGATGCTTACGGCTCACCGGAAGAGGAATTATTTATGCTTGAGATTATGGGAGAATCCATGATTGAAGCCGGGATTTTAAATGGGGATTATGTGATCGTTAAAAAAACGTCTACTGCGAACAATGGAGAGATTGTCGTAGCAATGACGGAAGACGATGAAGCAACTGTTAAGCGCTTTTACAAAGAAAAAACCCATTTCCGTTTACAGCCTGAAAATAGCTCAATGGAGCCAATCATTGTCAACCAAGTTTCTATTTTAGGTAAAGTGGTCGGCCTCTATCGAAATATCCATTAA
- a CDS encoding 5' nucleotidase, NT5C type, translating into MKKSIAIDMDQVLADFYSKLRVTYNENFGTNFTDEEFLLTTQRDLPREDAKKLFAILNEPDYFRDLKVLDEDAIKVIQELQEHYEIFIATAAMDVPGSFTAKYDWLMEHLPFIKTQNIVFCGNKAVIHTDYLIDDSPRQLAAFKGTGILYSMPYNRSEEGFMRVHNWKEIKQYFIKQMESV; encoded by the coding sequence ATGAAAAAAAGTATTGCTATCGATATGGACCAGGTACTAGCTGATTTTTATTCGAAATTACGTGTGACATATAACGAAAATTTCGGAACAAATTTTACAGATGAAGAGTTTCTTCTGACGACACAGCGCGATTTGCCTCGAGAAGATGCGAAGAAATTATTTGCAATATTAAATGAGCCTGACTATTTCAGAGATTTAAAAGTACTGGATGAAGATGCGATTAAAGTCATTCAAGAGTTGCAGGAACATTATGAAATTTTTATTGCGACAGCTGCAATGGATGTACCGGGTTCATTTACAGCGAAATACGACTGGTTAATGGAGCATTTACCCTTTATTAAAACACAGAACATTGTGTTTTGCGGAAATAAAGCGGTAATACATACCGATTATTTAATTGATGACAGCCCACGCCAACTCGCAGCATTCAAAGGGACAGGTATATTGTATTCGATGCCGTACAATCGATCAGAAGAAGGTTTCATGCGTGTTCATAACTGGAAAGAAATTAAACAGTATTTTATAAAACAAATGGAAAGTGTTTAA
- the glnA gene encoding type I glutamate--ammonia ligase: protein MGKYTKDDIKRLVEEQQVKFIRLQFTDILGTIKNVEIPVSQLDKALDNKMMFDGSSIEGFVRIEESDMYLYPDYDSFMIFPWTAEKGKVARFICDIYNPNGTPFAGDPRNNLKRVLKEMEELGFTDFNLGPEPEFFLFKLDAKGEPSLEVNDHGGYFDLAPTDLGENCRRDIVLELEEMGFEIEASHHEVAPGQHEIDFKYADAITACDNIQTFKLVVKTIARKHGLHATFMPKPLFGEAGSGMHFNVSLFKGKENAFFDESTELGLSETAMQFMAGVLNHVQGFTAITNPTVNSYKRLVPGYEAPCYVAWSAQNRSPLIRIPSSRGVSTRVEVRSVDPSANPYLAMAVILEAGLEGIRKKSTPPPAINRNIYVMSEEERKANGIDNLPAALDDALNLLAKDEVVQRALGNHIYANFKEAKEIEFDMYRSTVHQWERDQYMKMY, encoded by the coding sequence GTGGGCAAATATACAAAAGACGATATTAAACGTCTAGTAGAAGAACAGCAAGTAAAATTCATTCGTTTACAGTTTACAGATATTTTAGGAACAATTAAAAACGTAGAAATTCCTGTAAGCCAACTAGATAAAGCATTGGACAATAAAATGATGTTTGATGGTTCATCAATCGAAGGTTTTGTGCGTATTGAAGAATCAGATATGTACTTATATCCTGATTATGATTCATTTATGATTTTCCCATGGACTGCTGAAAAAGGGAAAGTAGCACGTTTCATCTGTGATATTTACAATCCGAACGGTACACCATTTGCAGGAGATCCACGTAACAACCTGAAACGTGTATTAAAGGAAATGGAAGAGCTAGGATTCACAGATTTCAACTTAGGGCCAGAACCGGAATTTTTCTTATTTAAACTGGATGCAAAAGGCGAGCCAAGCTTGGAAGTTAATGACCACGGGGGTTATTTCGACTTAGCACCGACAGATTTAGGTGAAAACTGCCGTCGTGATATCGTATTAGAACTAGAAGAAATGGGCTTTGAAATTGAAGCATCTCACCATGAGGTTGCACCGGGACAACATGAAATTGACTTTAAATATGCGGATGCAATTACAGCTTGCGACAATATCCAAACATTTAAATTAGTTGTTAAAACAATTGCACGTAAACACGGTTTACACGCAACATTCATGCCAAAACCTTTATTCGGTGAAGCCGGATCAGGAATGCACTTCAATGTTTCGTTATTTAAAGGAAAAGAAAACGCCTTTTTTGATGAGTCTACTGAATTAGGTCTTTCTGAAACAGCGATGCAATTCATGGCAGGCGTACTTAATCATGTTCAAGGCTTTACTGCAATTACAAACCCGACAGTAAACTCTTATAAACGTTTAGTACCAGGTTATGAAGCACCTTGTTACGTAGCATGGTCTGCACAAAATCGTTCACCTTTAATTCGTATTCCTTCTTCTCGCGGAGTTTCAACACGTGTAGAAGTTCGTTCGGTCGATCCATCAGCTAACCCATATTTGGCGATGGCAGTAATTTTAGAGGCTGGTCTGGAAGGGATTCGTAAAAAATCAACGCCACCACCAGCAATTAACCGCAACATTTATGTAATGAGCGAAGAAGAGCGTAAAGCAAACGGCATTGATAACCTGCCTGCAGCTTTAGACGACGCTTTAAACTTACTTGCAAAAGATGAAGTTGTTCAACGAGCATTAGGCAACCACATCTATGCTAACTTTAAAGAAGCTAAAGAAATCGAATTCGACATGTACCGTTCTACTGTCCATCAGTGGGAACGCGACCAATATATGAAGATGTACTAA
- a CDS encoding MerR family transcriptional regulator: MSSEIRRSMPLLSISIVMQLTDLTARQIRYYEEHDLIQPHRTEGNRRMFSLNDVDTLLEIKDMLEQGINMAGIKKVFALKNDPAAQQASKEISDSDLRKILREEMRQAQRMQKTSIRQGDLSRFYQ; encoded by the coding sequence ATGAGTAGTGAAATTCGACGTTCAATGCCACTATTATCGATAAGTATCGTCATGCAACTAACGGATCTGACAGCAAGACAAATCCGTTATTATGAAGAGCATGATTTAATTCAGCCGCACCGGACAGAAGGAAATCGACGGATGTTTTCTTTAAATGATGTCGATACTTTACTTGAAATCAAAGATATGCTTGAGCAGGGTATTAATATGGCAGGTATCAAAAAAGTGTTTGCTTTGAAAAATGATCCGGCCGCCCAACAAGCGAGCAAAGAAATTTCAGATTCGGACTTACGAAAAATTTTACGTGAAGAAATGCGCCAAGCACAGCGCATGCAAAAAACATCTATTCGACAAGGGGATTTATCACGCTTTTACCAATAG
- a CDS encoding gamma-type small acid-soluble spore protein, whose translation MSKNKNNINNKNVEFGMETDVNQVKQQNQKAEAKKQQSSGLFANSGLQKQSSSLNAEFGMETNVNQVKQQNQQAEAKKQQTSGLFANNGLQKNFSSMNAEFGMETDVNQVKQQNQQAEAKKQQSSGLFANSGLQKKLSSMSAEFGMETDVNQVKQQNQQAEAKKQQASGQFGKNKFQNGNK comes from the coding sequence ATGTCAAAAAATAAAAACAACATCAATAATAAAAACGTCGAATTCGGTATGGAAACGGACGTTAATCAAGTAAAACAGCAAAACCAAAAAGCTGAAGCTAAAAAGCAACAATCTTCCGGTTTGTTTGCAAACAGCGGTTTACAAAAGCAATCAAGTTCCTTGAATGCTGAATTCGGGATGGAAACTAACGTAAACCAAGTGAAGCAGCAAAACCAGCAAGCTGAAGCCAAAAAGCAACAAACTTCTGGATTGTTCGCGAATAATGGTTTACAGAAAAACTTCTCTTCCATGAACGCCGAATTTGGCATGGAAACAGATGTTAACCAAGTAAAACAGCAAAACCAGCAGGCCGAAGCCAAAAAGCAACAATCTTCCGGTTTGTTCGCAAACAGCGGTTTACAGAAGAAGCTTTCTTCAATGAGCGCTGAGTTTGGCATGGAAACAGATGTTAACCAAGTGAAACAGCAAAACCAGCAGGCCGAAGCTAAAAAACAACAAGCATCGGGTCAATTTGGTAAGAACAAATTCCAAAACGGCAATAAATAA
- a CDS encoding gamma-glutamyl-gamma-aminobutyrate hydrolase family protein, which produces MKPIIGLTMYDFDKKLDINNTYLISIEQAGGIPICIPNATEENVNELLDLIDGLVLIGGADIDPLLFNEEPHRHIGSVVRKRDDSDLLLMNEAYKRQMPVLGICRGQQIMNVAFGGKIIQDIPSQVANTILHKQPSKRGELAHTVEVKTPKFKEIFKEDSFRVNTFHHQSVGKLGKGLVVSALAKDGIIEGIEHESHPYCVAVQWHPEELAPNGDVYAQRLFNSFVEACNK; this is translated from the coding sequence ATGAAACCGATTATTGGATTAACAATGTATGATTTTGACAAGAAGTTGGATATTAATAACACGTATTTAATTTCAATTGAACAAGCGGGAGGTATACCGATTTGTATACCGAATGCTACAGAAGAAAACGTAAATGAGTTATTAGATCTAATTGATGGCCTCGTATTAATTGGTGGAGCGGATATAGATCCATTGTTGTTTAATGAAGAACCGCACCGTCATATCGGAAGTGTTGTACGGAAACGTGATGACAGCGATCTTTTATTGATGAATGAAGCCTATAAAAGACAAATGCCTGTTCTCGGTATTTGCCGCGGACAACAGATTATGAATGTCGCATTCGGGGGGAAGATAATTCAGGATATACCATCACAAGTAGCGAACACAATTTTACATAAACAGCCTTCAAAGCGAGGGGAACTGGCACATACCGTTGAAGTAAAGACACCTAAATTTAAAGAGATTTTTAAAGAAGACTCATTCCGTGTAAATACATTTCATCATCAATCGGTTGGAAAGCTGGGGAAAGGGCTCGTTGTTTCGGCACTTGCTAAGGACGGCATCATTGAAGGGATTGAACATGAATCGCATCCATATTGTGTCGCGGTGCAATGGCATCCGGAAGAATTGGCTCCGAACGGTGATGTTTATGCACAGCGCTTATTTAATAGTTTTGTAGAAGCATGCAATAAATAA
- a CDS encoding DNA alkylation repair protein produces the protein MKLDTMMQELEALGKERTKKIYMSNGAKEPLFGVTIGSMKPFVKQIKIDQELAEQLYATGNYDAMYFAGIIADPNAMTEEDYDRWMEQAYFYMISDYVVAVTLAESDIAQEVSDKWIASGKDLKMSAGWHCYCWLLGNRKDEEFSKEKLMDMLEYVKQNIRQAPQRTQVAMNNFVMTVGVSFKPLHDEAVQIANEIGPIETKREGKKPGLLHAYEEIEKQVEKGRIGFKRKYVRC, from the coding sequence ATGAAACTCGATACAATGATGCAAGAGTTAGAAGCACTTGGGAAAGAGCGTACAAAAAAGATTTATATGTCCAATGGGGCTAAGGAGCCGTTGTTCGGTGTAACGATTGGCTCGATGAAACCGTTTGTAAAACAAATAAAAATAGACCAGGAACTGGCCGAACAGCTCTATGCTACAGGCAACTATGATGCTATGTATTTCGCAGGAATTATTGCGGATCCGAATGCAATGACTGAGGAAGATTATGACCGCTGGATGGAACAGGCCTATTTCTATATGATTTCGGATTATGTTGTGGCAGTAACTCTGGCGGAATCTGATATTGCGCAAGAAGTAAGCGATAAGTGGATTGCCAGTGGTAAGGATCTGAAAATGTCGGCAGGGTGGCATTGCTACTGCTGGCTTCTCGGCAATCGTAAAGATGAGGAATTTTCAAAGGAAAAGTTAATGGACATGCTCGAGTATGTAAAACAAAATATCCGTCAAGCACCGCAGCGCACACAGGTGGCGATGAACAATTTTGTCATGACAGTCGGTGTTTCATTTAAACCTTTACATGATGAGGCAGTGCAAATTGCAAATGAGATCGGACCAATTGAAACGAAACGGGAAGGGAAAAAACCGGGTTTGCTTCATGCTTATGAGGAAATTGAAAAACAGGTGGAAAAAGGGCGAATCGGTTTTAAACGTAAATATGTACGTTGTTAA
- a CDS encoding YneB family resolvase-like protein, whose protein sequence is MIKTKAVIYCRVSTDKNTQETSLVRQQEELTKYAKSFGYKDVEIFMDQHSGYDVDRDGLLDMLDYMKEYGIKALFVQDETRLGRGNARMAVLHLLQKYEATVYTLNDAGPVVLNEMDTMLLEILAIVEEYQRRMHNAKIRRGMRRAVENGYQPQNNLKNRGNIEGRERKEVPVEEIVQLRQKGLTFAEIATTLSGLGISISKATVHRRYIEYMERLEE, encoded by the coding sequence ATGATAAAAACTAAAGCAGTAATCTATTGCCGTGTCAGTACGGATAAAAATACACAAGAAACATCGCTAGTGCGTCAGCAGGAGGAGCTGACAAAATACGCAAAATCATTCGGCTATAAAGATGTGGAGATTTTCATGGACCAGCATAGTGGATATGATGTCGATCGAGACGGATTACTCGACATGCTTGACTACATGAAAGAGTACGGTATTAAAGCATTATTTGTACAGGATGAAACCCGTTTAGGGCGAGGGAATGCCCGTATGGCAGTGCTGCACCTCCTGCAAAAATATGAAGCGACAGTATATACATTGAATGATGCAGGTCCTGTCGTATTAAACGAAATGGATACAATGCTGCTCGAAATTTTAGCGATTGTCGAAGAGTATCAGCGCCGTATGCATAATGCAAAAATCCGCCGGGGAATGCGCCGCGCTGTAGAAAATGGCTACCAGCCGCAAAATAATTTAAAAAACCGCGGTAATATTGAAGGGCGTGAACGAAAAGAAGTGCCTGTCGAAGAAATTGTTCAACTGCGTCAGAAAGGCTTAACCTTTGCAGAAATTGCTACGACTTTGTCTGGCTTGGGCATTTCTATCAGTAAAGCGACCGTACATAGAAGATATATTGAATATATGGAGCGACTTGAAGAGTAA